A genomic segment from Saprospiraceae bacterium encodes:
- the folE gene encoding GTP cyclohydrolase I FolE: MIVEERLNGKTLPHATQAATHDDPFEMGEQHMGTSIDTPLRPDAFSLSEEEKMAKIADHFAEIMNVLGLDLEDDSLSGTPRRVAKMFVKEIFYGLDPAQKPSISLFDNKFQYKQMLVEKDISVKSFCEHHFLPIYGKAHIAYIANDKVVGLSKLNRVVDYFSRRPQVQERLTMQIAAELKKILRTEDVAVYLEAKHMCVQARGIQHDHCSTVTTAYSGKFLNENTKAEFLQAIHS, encoded by the coding sequence ATGATTGTAGAAGAGCGATTGAATGGCAAAACATTGCCTCATGCGACCCAAGCTGCAACCCACGATGATCCTTTTGAAATGGGTGAACAACATATGGGTACCTCCATTGACACCCCCCTCCGGCCTGATGCCTTTTCCTTGTCAGAGGAAGAAAAAATGGCTAAAATTGCTGATCATTTTGCGGAAATCATGAATGTCCTTGGTCTGGATTTGGAAGACGATTCCTTGAGTGGGACGCCCAGGAGAGTGGCTAAAATGTTTGTGAAAGAGATTTTTTATGGACTTGATCCGGCCCAAAAGCCCAGCATTTCGCTCTTTGATAACAAGTTCCAGTACAAACAAATGCTGGTAGAAAAGGATATATCTGTCAAGTCCTTTTGTGAGCACCATTTTTTACCTATTTATGGCAAAGCACATATTGCTTACATCGCCAACGATAAGGTAGTGGGGTTGTCTAAATTGAATAGAGTAGTGGATTATTTCTCGCGTCGACCACAAGTGCAGGAGCGACTGACGATGCAAATTGCAGCGGAATTGAAAAAGATTTTGCGAACGGAAGATGTTGCCGTTTATTTGGAGGCTAAACACATGTGTGTGCAGGCAAGAGGTATTCAACATGACCATTGCAGCACGGTCACGACAGCCTATAGTGGGAAATTTCTAAATGAAAATACCAAAGCAGAATTCTTACAGGCTATTCATTCTTAA
- a CDS encoding AAA family ATPase → MPYKLSIPFHAFQLHIGKNVFTVPLSDQQSVLVGVSMNALISRYGESLRKKVLQQGKLDRVLDEIRDGDFLLEAISVTFPEAKDGISFPSFTLVFDCFYQQEVNGYFGVIPVLGLEGYGQDLETLFSNLQETIRLDFVRKRKLNAVQDIISTIWFDQTDLLLGEMELSLPSPKDLDELEEQHAESMLQRVATELQISRNVLYGFEAELNQFQKALQSKFNKNILLVGPHGVGKTTLVWELAFVRKKPKTKGKIWETTASTLIKELMGETGWQDNLSVLCKELSGKEDLLFIRNLMELFEVGKSEGNQVSMAQYLRPFISRGELNIIAECTEEEMANIELRSPNYLSFFQVINMQPPTGEVLDQIILQKVKDIAANQDIHIEEDAIREVIRLNQRFNPYSGMPGKPIHFFESILINKKQASEAIATDKVRISKAEVIKYFCDDSGMPIFMVDPSLPMDTEKIKARFNEKIYGQAVAVNGLVEILAAVKTALARKGQPIASLLFVGPTGVGKTELAKVLANFMFGNESNLVRFDMSEYSNYYAILRLIGTDYFNEGLLTSAVRKSPFCVLLFDEIEKAHPTFFDLLLQVLSEGRLSDNQGKTVNFCSTIIIMTSNIGAEKLQRGTIGWEQKGSSQHDEQYISAIENYFRPELFNRIDRVIPFQTLDQQVVRSVVEREIQLFKRREGIRYRRMDLFIDDKVLHYLAKIGYHPKYGARQLQRSIQDKLIIPLARHLNQQDYDEQIIVNVSLKKEKITFKIELDPLGLDLLIEELEKDSYADYASKLRHEVTLFKEGHFFIQILNELENLKRLKKHEKQKFWNNPSDIRRHANFTDIVKKVKLLERTIQDHELSLSLASLRLEAYQPNKVEELKVFENDFFQAKRDIYALLNPKSNACFFYIYGANPQQIFDCYQKLFLLNGFEFTAQTVWFRESYYNEEIWVEIGEQRVKKKRAAYIKKDYLPDEDASILPEKAGDQLFGIEMTLNGPCVYLYLEGELGAQKWQMKPHEHFVYLTTIHKSPTATSDKIHRQDFYRKANIRRSITATNIKDNILRLDREYRKGELVELLKDRLDADFKISLNAEML, encoded by the coding sequence ATGCCCTATAAGCTCTCCATTCCTTTTCATGCATTCCAGCTACATATTGGGAAAAATGTATTTACGGTACCACTGAGTGATCAGCAAAGTGTTCTGGTAGGCGTCTCGATGAATGCCTTGATTAGTCGTTACGGCGAGAGCCTCCGCAAAAAGGTCTTACAACAGGGAAAACTCGATCGAGTGTTGGACGAAATAAGAGATGGAGACTTTCTGTTAGAAGCTATCAGCGTTACTTTTCCTGAAGCCAAGGACGGGATCAGTTTTCCATCCTTTACCCTGGTATTTGACTGCTTTTATCAGCAAGAGGTAAACGGTTATTTTGGTGTAATTCCGGTGTTAGGACTCGAAGGTTATGGACAAGACCTGGAAACCTTATTCAGCAACTTACAGGAAACCATCCGCTTAGATTTTGTTCGAAAACGCAAGTTAAACGCAGTTCAGGATATTATTTCTACCATTTGGTTTGATCAAACTGACCTTTTGTTGGGTGAGATGGAACTAAGCCTACCCTCTCCCAAGGACCTCGATGAGTTGGAGGAACAACATGCAGAAAGTATGCTGCAAAGGGTCGCCACTGAACTGCAGATCAGTAGAAATGTGCTGTATGGGTTTGAGGCGGAATTAAACCAGTTCCAAAAAGCCCTGCAAAGCAAATTCAATAAAAATATCCTTTTGGTTGGTCCACATGGTGTCGGTAAAACAACCCTCGTCTGGGAACTCGCCTTTGTTAGAAAAAAGCCTAAAACGAAAGGAAAAATTTGGGAAACCACAGCCTCTACGCTCATCAAAGAGCTGATGGGAGAAACAGGCTGGCAGGATAACCTTTCGGTGCTTTGCAAGGAGCTTTCGGGCAAAGAAGATTTACTTTTCATTCGAAATTTAATGGAACTATTTGAGGTAGGTAAATCTGAAGGAAATCAGGTCAGTATGGCCCAATACCTTCGGCCATTTATCAGTCGCGGTGAGCTCAATATTATAGCCGAATGCACAGAGGAGGAAATGGCTAACATTGAATTGAGAAGCCCAAACTACCTTTCTTTTTTCCAGGTCATCAATATGCAACCCCCCACTGGAGAAGTCCTAGATCAGATCATTCTACAAAAGGTAAAGGACATTGCGGCTAACCAGGACATACATATTGAAGAAGATGCCATTAGGGAAGTTATCAGGCTCAACCAGCGTTTTAATCCCTATTCTGGCATGCCCGGCAAACCCATCCATTTTTTTGAAAGTATCCTTATCAATAAAAAGCAGGCGTCAGAAGCTATCGCCACTGACAAGGTGAGGATTTCCAAAGCGGAGGTCATTAAGTATTTTTGCGATGACTCGGGGATGCCTATATTTATGGTTGATCCCTCCTTACCCATGGATACAGAAAAAATAAAGGCGCGTTTTAATGAAAAAATATATGGTCAGGCTGTTGCGGTAAATGGTTTGGTAGAAATTCTAGCAGCTGTCAAAACAGCACTGGCGAGAAAGGGGCAACCCATTGCTTCGCTCCTTTTTGTAGGGCCCACCGGGGTTGGGAAAACCGAATTGGCGAAAGTCTTAGCTAATTTCATGTTCGGAAATGAAAGCAATCTTGTTCGTTTTGACATGAGTGAGTATTCCAATTATTACGCTATTCTAAGGCTCATTGGAACGGATTATTTCAACGAAGGCTTACTTACTTCTGCCGTCCGAAAATCACCTTTTTGTGTTTTATTATTTGATGAGATTGAAAAGGCGCACCCTACTTTCTTTGATTTATTGTTACAGGTTTTGAGTGAGGGGCGATTATCAGATAACCAGGGAAAAACAGTCAATTTTTGTAGCACCATCATTATCATGACCTCCAACATAGGAGCCGAAAAATTGCAACGAGGTACCATCGGATGGGAGCAGAAGGGGTCCAGCCAGCATGACGAACAATATATTAGTGCTATCGAGAACTATTTTCGGCCGGAGCTTTTCAATAGGATTGATCGGGTGATTCCCTTCCAAACGCTTGATCAACAGGTTGTTCGTAGTGTTGTCGAAAGGGAAATTCAATTGTTCAAACGGAGAGAAGGTATTAGATATAGGCGGATGGACCTGTTTATAGATGATAAGGTGCTGCATTATCTGGCCAAAATTGGATATCACCCCAAATACGGTGCCCGACAGTTGCAAAGAAGCATCCAGGATAAACTAATTATCCCTCTCGCTCGACATTTAAACCAGCAGGACTATGATGAACAAATCATCGTTAATGTCAGCTTGAAAAAAGAAAAAATCACATTCAAGATTGAACTCGATCCATTGGGCTTAGACTTGCTGATCGAAGAATTGGAAAAAGATAGTTACGCAGATTATGCCAGCAAGCTCCGACACGAGGTTACCTTATTTAAGGAAGGGCATTTTTTTATTCAAATCTTAAACGAACTAGAAAACCTCAAGCGACTAAAAAAGCATGAAAAACAAAAATTTTGGAATAATCCATCCGATATACGCCGACACGCCAATTTTACAGATATCGTCAAAAAAGTAAAATTGCTTGAACGAACCATACAAGATCACGAACTTTCGCTAAGCTTGGCTTCTCTCAGACTGGAAGCCTATCAACCGAATAAAGTAGAGGAGCTAAAGGTCTTTGAAAACGATTTTTTTCAGGCAAAAAGGGATATTTATGCTTTATTAAACCCTAAAAGCAATGCTTGTTTCTTTTATATTTATGGCGCCAATCCTCAACAGATATTTGATTGCTACCAAAAACTTTTTTTGCTCAACGGATTTGAGTTCACTGCTCAAACTGTTTGGTTTAGAGAAAGTTATTACAATGAAGAAATATGGGTTGAAATTGGCGAACAGCGGGTAAAGAAAAAAAGAGCTGCCTATATCAAAAAAGATTACCTTCCAGATGAGGATGCTTCCATCCTTCCCGAAAAAGCGGGAGATCAATTATTTGGCATCGAAATGACCCTAAATGGTCCATGTGTTTACCTGTACCTCGAAGGGGAGCTAGGTGCGCAAAAGTGGCAAATGAAACCGCATGAGCATTTTGTTTACCTGACCACCATCCATAAAAGCCCAACTGCCACGTCTGATAAAATTCATAGACAGGATTTTTACCGAAAGGCTAATATCAGACGTAGCATCACGGCTACGAATATAAAAGATAATATCTTGCGGCTTGACCGTGAATATAGAAAGGGAGAACTGGTCGAACTCCTGAAAGATCGATTAGATGCCGATTTCAAAATCAGCCTAAATGCAGAAATGCTTTAA
- a CDS encoding shikimate kinase: MKIYLLGFMGSGKSFLGQRLGKGLNIPFADLDDLIEENAGMSISTIFETGGEPVFRQIEQKSLHATATWDEAIISTGGGAPCFFDNMDWMNLHGLTIYLETAPSLLAQRLQKEMAHRPLLAQLNPDELQAFIHQKIAERAAFYQKAKLIWKQDQKNEADWPILMQKIQALLSGSSKNL, translated from the coding sequence ATGAAAATTTATCTACTTGGCTTCATGGGGTCCGGTAAATCCTTCCTGGGCCAACGCCTTGGAAAGGGCCTAAATATTCCCTTTGCTGACTTAGACGATTTAATCGAAGAAAATGCAGGCATGTCCATTAGTACCATTTTCGAAACGGGAGGAGAGCCGGTTTTCAGACAAATTGAACAAAAAAGTCTACATGCAACTGCCACATGGGACGAGGCTATCATTAGCACAGGCGGGGGTGCTCCTTGTTTTTTTGACAACATGGATTGGATGAATCTACATGGACTCACTATTTATCTTGAAACAGCACCTTCGCTACTAGCGCAGCGGCTCCAAAAAGAAATGGCGCATCGCCCTTTATTGGCCCAATTGAATCCTGATGAATTACAGGCTTTTATTCATCAAAAAATAGCAGAAAGGGCTGCTTTTTACCAAAAGGCGAAACTAATTTGGAAACAGGATCAAAAAAACGAAGCCGATTGGCCTATTTTAATGCAAAAAATCCAAGCATTACTGTCTGGAAGCAGCAAGAATTTATAA
- a CDS encoding glycoside hydrolase family 15 protein: MEKHKYNYGIIGNCAFLALIDTFANVGWLCWPRFDSSFVLGTLLDEEKGGRFSVHPEQKILHHHQKYVKNTNVLETHFECPDGKFKVVDFAPRFFQHDRVYKPLMLFRKIVPLEGRPRIRVSCQPRGKYGEFIPPKVFGSSHIRYEGLEDHLRLTTDIPLTFVDKEQAFVLSETKYLVLSWGVPLEGPLVASAESFLSQTKAYWHLWVQNTSTENFRQEAVIRSALTLKLHQYQDTGAIIAGATTSLPEFPGSTRNWDYRFCWFRDAHYTLKALNDLSHFNILRDYARFVENIVLNENQRYHPLYPITIDRIPEEKILPLAGYRGEKPVRIGNQAYEHIQNDVYGQVLVTLLPFFTDHRLNDKISDSLIDLVKHCLHMIETTMEEPDNGLWEFRGTSQLHSYTFLFHWAGGHAGQKIAQAIGDTKMQRYAKKLVTAAALMLERCYDKKRGVYTQAIGSSNLDASLLQLINMGYLNPRSAKAKQHLKVLEEELRTPSGLFYRYKHVDDFGAPESTFLICAFWYVESLARMGRLKEAIAIFDRLLQHGNHLGLLSEDVHEASGSQWGNFPQTYSHVGLINAAFAISKKLDQPIYF; encoded by the coding sequence ATGGAAAAACATAAGTACAATTACGGCATCATTGGAAACTGCGCTTTTTTAGCGCTGATCGACACCTTTGCCAATGTCGGTTGGTTATGCTGGCCTCGGTTCGACAGTAGCTTCGTTTTAGGCACGCTGTTAGATGAAGAAAAAGGTGGTCGTTTTTCTGTTCACCCCGAACAAAAGATACTTCATCATCACCAAAAATACGTCAAAAACACAAACGTTTTAGAGACACACTTTGAATGTCCGGATGGGAAATTCAAAGTAGTGGATTTTGCACCCAGGTTTTTTCAGCATGACAGGGTTTACAAGCCGCTTATGCTTTTCCGCAAAATTGTTCCGCTTGAGGGGCGTCCGCGCATTCGGGTATCTTGCCAGCCCAGGGGAAAGTATGGCGAATTCATCCCACCCAAAGTATTTGGCAGCAGCCATATCCGCTACGAAGGCCTGGAGGACCACTTGAGGTTAACAACAGATATCCCACTCACTTTTGTTGACAAAGAGCAAGCTTTTGTTTTAAGTGAGACAAAATACCTCGTTTTATCCTGGGGCGTTCCTTTGGAGGGGCCCTTGGTCGCTTCGGCTGAAAGCTTTCTCTCTCAGACCAAAGCCTACTGGCACCTGTGGGTTCAAAACACCTCCACCGAGAATTTCCGCCAGGAGGCCGTCATCCGATCTGCCTTAACCCTTAAACTGCATCAATACCAGGATACCGGGGCTATTATTGCAGGAGCGACAACCAGCTTGCCTGAGTTTCCGGGCAGTACACGCAACTGGGATTACCGCTTTTGCTGGTTTAGAGATGCCCATTATACGCTGAAAGCACTTAATGATTTAAGTCATTTTAATATCCTTCGGGATTATGCTCGTTTTGTCGAAAACATTGTACTAAATGAGAACCAAAGATATCATCCGCTCTACCCCATTACCATAGACCGAATACCGGAAGAAAAAATTCTCCCATTGGCAGGATACCGAGGCGAAAAGCCAGTGAGAATTGGAAACCAGGCCTACGAGCATATTCAGAATGATGTGTACGGGCAGGTATTGGTTACGCTCCTTCCTTTTTTCACAGATCACCGCTTGAATGACAAAATCAGTGATTCGCTGATAGATTTGGTCAAGCATTGCCTGCATATGATTGAGACCACCATGGAGGAACCAGATAATGGGCTATGGGAATTTAGAGGGACATCTCAATTGCATAGTTATACTTTTCTTTTTCATTGGGCGGGGGGGCACGCTGGCCAAAAAATCGCCCAGGCAATTGGCGACACCAAAATGCAACGCTATGCCAAAAAGCTGGTAACGGCGGCAGCTTTGATGCTGGAGCGATGCTATGATAAAAAAAGAGGGGTGTATACCCAAGCCATTGGTTCTTCCAATTTAGACGCCAGCCTTTTACAGCTTATTAATATGGGCTATCTCAACCCCAGAAGTGCCAAAGCCAAACAACACCTAAAAGTACTTGAAGAGGAGTTGCGCACCCCATCAGGGCTTTTTTATCGCTATAAACACGTGGATGATTTCGGCGCCCCAGAATCCACGTTCCTTATTTGCGCCTTTTGGTATGTAGAATCCTTGGCCAGAATGGGAAGACTCAAAGAAGCCATTGCCATCTTTGATCGATTGCTACAACACGGCAACCACCTCGGTCTATTGAGCGAGGATGTACATGAAGCCTCTGGCAGTCAATGGGGAAACTTTCCGCAAACCTACAGCCATGTTGGCCTGATTAATGCGGCATTCGCCATTAGTAAAAAACTAGATCAACCCATTTATTTCTAA
- a CDS encoding DUF1573 domain-containing protein, whose amino-acid sequence MTKQLIFLFLLFGFISCQNNKGINSEKSVEEITSEAAISNADIIRNPISAKAPQDTINVAKIVFEEEVYDFGEVEEGAIVKYSYTFTNTGKMPLIISNARSTCGCTVPSWPQTPIPPGKSGTIKVEFDTKGKKEIQSKPITITANTYPASTKVFLKGFVKPGKADSPNS is encoded by the coding sequence ATGACAAAGCAGCTGATTTTTTTGTTCCTTTTATTTGGCTTTATATCCTGTCAAAATAATAAAGGGATCAATTCAGAAAAATCCGTAGAGGAAATTACGAGTGAAGCAGCCATTTCAAATGCAGATATCATTCGCAACCCCATTTCAGCGAAAGCACCTCAGGATACCATCAATGTAGCTAAGATTGTATTCGAAGAAGAGGTATACGATTTTGGAGAAGTGGAGGAAGGCGCTATTGTGAAGTATTCCTATACCTTTACCAACACTGGGAAAATGCCGCTGATTATTAGCAATGCGCGTTCGACCTGTGGCTGCACGGTGCCCAGTTGGCCCCAAACCCCAATTCCTCCTGGCAAATCCGGAACCATAAAAGTGGAATTTGACACCAAAGGCAAAAAAGAAATTCAAAGCAAACCAATTACCATAACGGCCAACACTTATCCGGCGTCTACCAAAGTCTTTTTGAAAGGCTTTGTAAAACCAGGAAAAGCTGATTCGCCAAATTCGTGA
- the yajC gene encoding preprotein translocase subunit YajC, which translates to MYLAVLLLQAAGGGYFQLLFFGAMFLIIYLFMIRPQSKRQKEQKNFMDALEKGDDVVTSSGVLGKINKIEDDIVTLEVGTKTYIRITKNAISKELTDSVYPGE; encoded by the coding sequence ATGTATCTAGCCGTTTTATTATTGCAAGCAGCAGGTGGAGGTTACTTCCAATTATTGTTCTTTGGAGCGATGTTCTTGATAATTTACCTTTTTATGATTCGACCTCAATCCAAACGCCAAAAAGAGCAGAAAAACTTTATGGATGCGCTGGAAAAAGGAGACGACGTAGTTACTTCTAGTGGGGTTTTAGGAAAGATAAATAAAATAGAAGATGACATCGTAACTTTAGAAGTAGGCACGAAAACCTATATCAGAATTACCAAAAATGCCATTTCTAAAGAATTGACGGATTCTGTATATCCAGGTGAATAA
- the dnaG gene encoding DNA primase: protein MITNKSVQEIIDIARVEDVIQDFVVLKRRGANLMGLCPFHNEKTPSFVVSPGKNIYKCFGCGQAGGPVQFLMELESFSFPDALRYLAKKYRIEIEETVASQEEVAARQHLDSLFLINQFAQDYFQDQLMHTDLGKSVGLSYFKKRGFREDTIRKFGLGFTTDQKDAFTQKAIQTGYPVESLKNLGLTTQYDRDFFRNRVMFTIHNLSGKPIAFAGRILLKDVKAPKYINSPETEIYHKSKVLYGANFAKQAIQKLDECILVEGYTDVISLHQAGIENVVAASGTSLTVEQIRLIKRFTPNVKILFDGDVAGLKAALRGIDLILEQDLNVKVVLLPNGEDPDSYLQQLGTNDFKTFLAEQGKDFILFKTNLLLEEVGHDPVKKTDLVRDIVASIGCIPDPIKRSLYIKECARLVDVEEQLLINEINKIVNKQLTKHRADHDKGNLHRVDTSKETAGDTPEKTVLNVGKTETIGGDEFQEKDIVRILVAGGGQIFDEEEKISVGEYILSNIEDVVDDFDSPIYQKVVKIGLQHLAEGGALTDTFFTHHSDPEVQKLAINLVTSPYELSENWEKRFEITLQTQKMPELNFSLDSIQSLKRFRLRKITRMCQKNQDQIKALSTSGDIDQMMVYMKVQQKLIDIRNELAKELGTVVLSS, encoded by the coding sequence TTGATTACCAATAAAAGTGTACAGGAAATTATAGACATAGCCAGGGTAGAAGATGTCATTCAAGATTTTGTGGTTTTGAAGAGGCGTGGTGCAAATTTGATGGGTCTTTGTCCCTTCCACAATGAGAAAACACCATCTTTTGTCGTTTCTCCAGGTAAAAATATCTACAAATGCTTTGGTTGTGGGCAAGCCGGAGGCCCCGTCCAGTTTTTGATGGAACTCGAAAGTTTTTCTTTTCCGGATGCCCTTCGGTATTTAGCCAAAAAATATAGAATAGAAATAGAAGAAACCGTTGCTTCCCAGGAGGAAGTAGCAGCACGCCAACACCTGGACAGTCTGTTTTTAATTAACCAGTTTGCGCAAGACTATTTTCAGGACCAGTTGATGCATACGGACCTTGGTAAAAGTGTTGGTCTTAGCTATTTTAAAAAACGAGGCTTTAGAGAGGATACCATCCGCAAGTTTGGTTTGGGCTTTACGACTGACCAAAAAGATGCTTTTACACAAAAGGCGATTCAAACCGGCTACCCCGTCGAATCGCTTAAGAACTTAGGGCTTACCACCCAATATGACCGCGACTTTTTCCGCAATCGGGTCATGTTTACCATCCACAATTTATCCGGGAAGCCCATCGCATTTGCCGGTCGGATTCTGCTGAAGGATGTTAAAGCGCCTAAGTACATCAACTCTCCTGAAACGGAAATATACCACAAAAGCAAGGTGCTTTATGGCGCAAATTTTGCCAAGCAAGCTATCCAGAAATTGGATGAGTGCATTTTGGTAGAGGGTTATACCGATGTTATTTCCTTGCATCAGGCAGGCATAGAAAACGTAGTTGCTGCCTCAGGAACTTCCTTGACCGTAGAACAGATTCGTCTCATCAAGCGCTTTACGCCTAATGTGAAGATCCTATTTGACGGCGATGTAGCAGGATTAAAGGCGGCTTTAAGAGGGATTGACCTGATTTTGGAGCAAGATCTAAATGTCAAGGTGGTCTTGCTACCCAATGGGGAAGACCCCGATTCTTACCTCCAACAATTGGGAACGAATGATTTTAAAACATTCCTAGCGGAACAAGGAAAAGACTTTATACTATTCAAGACCAATTTACTACTGGAGGAAGTCGGACATGATCCTGTGAAGAAAACTGACTTGGTTCGCGATATTGTTGCTAGTATCGGTTGTATCCCTGACCCGATCAAGCGATCACTTTATATCAAGGAGTGTGCGCGATTGGTCGATGTGGAAGAACAGCTTTTGATCAATGAAATCAATAAAATTGTCAATAAACAGCTGACCAAACATCGTGCTGACCATGATAAAGGGAACCTGCATAGAGTCGATACGAGCAAGGAAACTGCGGGCGATACGCCGGAAAAAACGGTATTAAACGTCGGGAAAACAGAAACCATCGGGGGCGATGAATTCCAGGAAAAAGACATTGTCAGGATTCTAGTAGCTGGCGGCGGACAAATTTTTGATGAAGAGGAAAAAATCTCAGTAGGCGAATACATTTTGAGCAATATCGAAGATGTAGTGGATGATTTTGATAGCCCCATTTACCAAAAAGTAGTAAAGATTGGCCTGCAACATTTAGCGGAGGGAGGCGCTTTAACTGATACTTTTTTTACGCATCATTCCGACCCCGAGGTGCAGAAATTGGCCATCAATCTGGTGACTTCTCCCTACGAATTGAGTGAAAACTGGGAGAAGCGTTTTGAAATCACCTTGCAGACCCAAAAAATGCCGGAACTCAATTTCTCCCTGGATAGCATTCAGTCCTTAAAAAGGTTTCGACTGCGCAAAATTACCCGGATGTGTCAGAAAAACCAGGACCAAATCAAAGCCCTATCTACTTCCGGAGACATAGATCAAATGATGGTATATATGAAGGTTCAGCAAAAGCTAATCGACATTAGAAATGAATTAGCTAAAGAACTCGGAACGGTCGTCCTTTCTTCTTAG
- a CDS encoding dihydroorotate dehydrogenase-like protein, with product MNLQTNYMGLKLKSPIIVSACPLSEKVENIVQMEDAGAGAVVLFSLFEEQIKQEMELYNQMLETTSNSFAEASYYFPALEDYRVGSEKYLEIIRQAKEKVDIPIIASLNGITDEGWIEYARQMEQAGADGLEINIFYIPADIHLTSQAIEKRYLDIVKKVKTKISIPVAVKLNPYFSAIGNMAYMLQEVGANALVLFNRFYQPDFDINKLELTTNLEYSTPNEIRLPLLWTSILSGKLDISLAATTGVQSAAEVIKYLLAGADVTMTASALYKHGIQHLATMTTELCEWMDKLQFRSVNEFRGVMNQQNIADPSAYERANYIRILEGA from the coding sequence ATGAATTTACAAACAAATTACATGGGGCTGAAGCTCAAATCCCCTATCATCGTATCCGCTTGTCCACTTTCTGAAAAGGTAGAAAACATTGTCCAGATGGAAGACGCGGGGGCAGGTGCAGTCGTCCTATTTTCGCTTTTTGAGGAGCAGATCAAGCAAGAGATGGAGCTGTATAATCAAATGTTAGAAACAACATCTAATTCCTTTGCTGAAGCTTCTTATTATTTTCCAGCCTTGGAAGACTATCGCGTGGGCAGTGAAAAGTACCTGGAGATCATCAGGCAAGCCAAAGAAAAAGTCGATATTCCCATTATAGCCAGTCTCAATGGCATCACAGATGAAGGTTGGATCGAATACGCCCGCCAAATGGAGCAGGCTGGGGCTGATGGCTTGGAAATTAATATCTTTTATATACCTGCTGATATTCACCTCACTAGCCAGGCCATCGAAAAAAGGTATTTGGATATTGTTAAAAAAGTAAAGACTAAAATTTCGATTCCAGTTGCCGTTAAGCTGAATCCCTATTTTTCAGCGATAGGGAATATGGCATACATGCTGCAAGAGGTTGGAGCAAATGCGCTGGTCTTGTTCAATCGTTTTTACCAACCTGATTTTGATATCAACAAGCTAGAATTAACGACCAATTTGGAATACTCCACTCCAAATGAAATCCGCTTACCGCTATTGTGGACCTCCATTCTCTCTGGTAAATTGGATATTTCCCTGGCGGCTACCACTGGCGTACAATCTGCTGCAGAAGTGATCAAATATTTGTTGGCAGGCGCGGATGTTACAATGACTGCTTCGGCCTTATATAAACATGGCATTCAGCACCTCGCAACCATGACAACTGAGCTTTGCGAGTGGATGGATAAACTACAGTTCCGGTCTGTCAATGAGTTCCGAGGAGTGATGAACCAGCAAAACATAGCAGACCCCAGTGCCTACGAACGAGCCAATTATATCCGGATTTTGGAAGGGGCTTAA